The DNA window AGGAGTGGAAAACGCCCGTCCGGGTTGAGAATATCGAAAGCCGTCTCCGCATCCACCATGTCTCTCCTGCTCAGGCCGGGCCGGGCCAGCGTGGCGTAGACCATGTTGACAAAGGGAAATCACATCCTCTAGGGTAGAACGTCATTTGCTTAGAGCCCAGCGGTGTAAAGGGGAACCGTACTCTCTTCCTGATGAGGCGGTCATCAAAGTGAACGATAATCTCATTTCACTCAGAAGGTCATCATCGTTCCCTTTTGAGGAGGAAGCATGGTCCGCCGTGAAAAAAGCAACTATATCATCCAAGCCGTGATCCATGCTTTGGATGTGCTGGAACAGTTCCATGGCGATGGGGAACTGGGCGTTACCGAGCTGAGCAAACGGCTGGATCTGCATAAAAACAACGTTTTCCGTATTCTGGCAACCCTGGAGTCCCGTGGCTATATAGAACAGAATCGCTCGACTGAGAACTACCGTTTGGGAACAAACTGCCTCCAGCTGGGCCAGACCTATATTCAGCATATGGGCCTGTTGCAACAGGCCAGGTCGATCATGACCGAGGTAGTCAAAGACTGCCGCGAGAGTGCCTATGTGGCCGTCATGCGCAAGGGAAAAGTCGTGCCGCTGGCCATGGTCGAGTCCGACCAGCCGGTTCGTATCGTCTCCCAGGTCGGCGAAAACCTGCCGCTGCACTGCACTGCGGTAGGCAAGGTGCATCTGGCGTTCGAGCCGGCCGAGGAAATCCAGCGCATCCTGTCCGACGAGCTGACCCTGCACACCCAACGGACGATTACCGACCGGCCGGTTCTGATTGAGCAGTTAGGCGCGATCGCCAGCAAGGGCTACGCGGTCGATAATGGGGAATATGTGCCCGACGTGCACACCGTCGCCGTGCCCGTCAAAGACTATACGCGCACGGTTGTCGGCAGCCTGGCGGTCAGCGGTCCAGCCTATCGGATCCCGCCCGAGCGGGCAGAACGTGAAATCATCCCGCTGGCCATCAAGGCCGGCCACGAGTTATCAAACCGTCTGGGCTATCCAAGGTAGACGATGATCTCTTTTTGATGGGAGGGTCATCATCGTCCACCTTGCATGCCTGAACGGTGCTGCACAGCGCGAGCTGAGGAGGAAAACAGCGGTGAAGATACTTGTCACAGTCAAGCGGGTGCCCGACCCGGAGACCACGATTCGGGTTAATGCCGACAACTCCGGAATTGTCACCGATAATGTGAAGTATGTGATCAACCCTTTTGACGAAATCGCGATTGAGGAAGGGCTGCGGATCAAGGAAAAAGTCAGCGGCAGTGAGGTGATCCTGGCCAGTATCGGCCAGAAGGTCAACACCGAGCAGTTGCGGACCGGGCTGGCCATGGGTGCCGACCGGGCTCTGCTGGTGCTGGCCGATCAGGATCTCGATCCGCTCGGCGTGGCCCGGGTGCTGGCCACGCTGGTCGAAAGCGAGAGCCCCGACCTGGTTCTGATGGGCAAGCAGGCGATTGACGACGATTCAAACCAGGCCGGACAGATGCTGGCCGCCCTGCTCGGCTGGCCGCAGGCAACCTTTGCCTCTGAGATCACGCTGTCCGACGACCAGCAGTCGGTCGAGGTCATCCGCGAGGTGGACGGCGGTCTGGAAACCGTCGGCTTTGGGCTGCCGGGCCTGGTCACCGCCGACCTGCGTCTCAATGAGCCGCGGTACGCCTCGCTGCCGGGGATCATGAAAGCGCGCAAAAAAGAGATCAGAGAGATCCCGCTGGCTGAGCTGGGGGTGGACACCAGCCTGCGCCTCAGCGTGCAGTCCATGCAGCCGCCGGCCAAGAAAGAAGCCGGCAAGATCGTCGAGTCGGTGCAAGAACTCGTCGAACTGCTGCACACCGAAGCCAAAGTGCTCTAAGCACCATCACCTTTTGAGGAGCCTGTCATGGGGAATGTACTGGTCTATGCCGAAACAAAAAACGGACACCTGCCAAAGAGTACGCTGATCGCCATTCAGGCCGGCAAAGAGGCGGCCGGCAAGCTCGGCGGAGACGTGCTGGTTGCGGTCCTGGGCGCCGGTCTAGAAAGCGCGGCCCAGGAAGCGGCCGGCTATGGTGCGGCCAAAGTCCTGGCCGTGGACAATCCAGCGCTGGCCAACTATCTGGCCGACGCGTATGCCGCCGCCCTCGAACAGCTGGTCAGTCGCAACGAGGTGTCGCTTCTGCTGGCCACCTCTACCGCCCAGGGCAAGGATATGCTGCCCCGGGTCGCCGCCCGGCTCAACGTCGGGATGGCCAGCGATATTGTGGGAGTCAATGACGACGGCACGTTTCAGCGTCCGATGTATGCCGGCAACGCGATTGCGACGGTATCGCTGGACGGGGCGGTGCAGGTCGTATCGGTGCGTGGCACGGCCTTTGACGCGGCCCATCCGGGCGACCAATCGCCGGTTGAACAGGCCGATATCAGCCTTGAGGCGGCCGACCAACAGATGCGCTTTGTTGTCTTTAACGAGATCAAATCCGACCGGCCGACGCTGGCCGATGCGAGTATTGTCATTTCGGGTGGCCGGGGACTCAAGTCCGGAGAGAATTTCAAAGAGTATCTGGAGCCCCTGGTTGATGCCATGGGCGCGGCCATGGGTGCCAGCCGGGCGGCGGTTGACGCCGGTTTTGTGCCCAACGACCTGCAAGTCGGTCAGACCGGCAAAGTCGTTGCGCCCGAGCTGTATTTTGCGGTCGGCATCTCCGGGGCCATTCAGCACCTGGCGGGCATGAAAGACTCCAAGGTCATCGTCTCGATCAACAAAGACCCCGAAGCCCCGATCTTCAACGTGTCCGATTACGGTTTGGTGGCCGACCTGTTTCAGGCCGTCCCGGAGCTGACCGAGGAAATTAAAAAGCTGAAGGCCGAGTAGAGCCGGGGAGGGCCGGCCGGCAGCCGCAAGGTGAGCGGTGATGGGCGCCTCATCGGTCGAGCGCGCGGGGTAGCCTGAAGAACGGCTCAAGGCTGCCCTGGATCGTTTTCTTGAACGGGACCGCGAGATCGGGCGCTGTTTGAGCTGTCGCCCCGCCAGGACAGTGAGAAAGGAGCCACACAGCCATGAGCGCGCCGGCCTTTGACACCCACAAAGCCGTCATGGCCCTCAAGCAGGCCGGCTTCGAGGAGAGCCAAGCCGAGGCCGTGGTCAACACCATGGGCGAGGCCCTGGGCGGCAACATCGCCACCAAAGCCGATCTCACCGAGGTCCGCGCTGCCCTGGAAGGAGACCTCGCGGCCGTGAAAGCAAAGCTGGAGACCGATATTGCCGTCGTGCGGACGGAGATGGCCGAGCAGTTTGCCGCTCTCTACAAACAGCTCTGGCTCATGGCCGTCGGCATCGTCGGCCTGACTGTCACCCTGGTCAAACTCATTCCATAACGACGGTCCCGGGTGATGTGAATGGCCCGGCCCGCGCGAGGTGGGAGAGCAGCATGGAGGACGTAATAGACACCTTTGTTGGTGTGAGTTTGGTCATCTGAGCCGGTTCCATCCTGATTTGTGCAAAAATCGCAGAGACAACACAACGCAGTAGCGCCCCATGGAGTGTCGACGGTTGGCGACGCCGATCACTCTTCTGACACGGTCTCCAGGTCTGCGTGTAGGGAAGGAAGCAACGGACTTGTTCTCTAAGTCTTTGAGGGCTTTCTTTTCCTCAGAGCGGCCCCATAGCACCCTCTTGGGTCAACCGTAAAGATTTTCCCCTCTCATCTTATCCTGGAGGGAGAAAAATCTGGAGCGGGGCGACCCACCTTAGGAAGCGATCACCGCTCAGCGCTCCCCTCTGTCCACCCGCTGGGTATGGACGGTGTGGGGCGCGAAGGTCTGGGTCAGGATGTCCAGGACCGCCTGGGGATCGGCGCTGCCGCACGAAAAAATATCCACCGCCATATACCCGTGTTCGGGAAAAGTATGGAAGGTGGCGTGGGACACGGATAGCAGAAACATGCCGGTCACGCCTTGTCCGCCGTCGGCAAAGCGGTGGCTGAGCTGGTGGAGCACGCTGAAACCGGCTCCGTCAAGCGCGGCGCGAAAGACGCGCACCAGCTCTCCTTCGTCCCGCAGTAGCGCCAAGTCTATGCCGTACAGGTCGGCGAGCAGATGGGTACCTATTCTGGACATGGTCGTAACCGCGTGTCCCGCTTCAGTCTGATGCCTCGTGTCTGTCGAGCTTGACGCTGGCCACAAGTTTGTTCATTCTGAACGGTGTCTCTCGGCTGGCAGTAGGAAACGTGATAACAGATCATCTCAAGAAGACATCATGTTTCCTACTGGTGGCAAGGGCACGGCATGCGTCATATCTTTTCCACACCGCTTCTCGGCCCGGTGCTGATCCTCGGGCTGATCCTCGTGCCGGTGCTCGGCCTGCCGGGCTGTTCCGCTCCCCGGTCTCCACTCGACCAACTCAAGGCTCAGCTGCGCGACGCTCCCGAGTACACCATCGCCCTGGAGGACATGCGGCAGGACGGCACATTTTTTCCTGCATACTACCACAAATACAAGGTCCTGCAGGGCGAGCAGGTGTGGTCAAGCAACTGGCTCGAGGTCTCAGAGGAGTTCTATCGCAGGAATGAAAACTTCCTCGGCATGAGCCTGGCCTCGAAACGCGAAGGACAGGAAACCACTACCCCCCATCCGGCCGGCTATCACTACGTCGGCAATGAACAATACGGGCGGTGGCGGAACGATAGCCAGGGCAACTCCTTCTGGGAATTTTACGGCAAATATGCGCTGCTGAGAGACGTGCTGGGGCTGGCCGGAGGAAGCATCTTTCGCCGGGATTATGACCAGTATCGGGGCTACCAGAGCCAGAACCGGCCCTACTACGGTCCGACCGGTCGCGAGTACGGCACCAACGGCACCACCACCAGACAGCGCAACCCGAGCTTTTTTGAGCGCCGTCAAGCCCGGGAGGTAGCCAGTCAGCAGCGCTTCCGCCAGAAGTTCCAAAACCGGGTCGGCCGCAGCAGTGGCGCCTCGCTCCGCTCGCGCAGCTTTGGCTTCGGCAAATAAAGGTGAGCGTGATGTCCTCCAGATCTCTGTTGCTATCACGCTCACCTTTTGACGACCGGGGACGCCATGACGCTTGATGGACTGATTCTGGCCCTGCTGTATCTCGTGTGTGCCTACGCCTTGTTCTGGGTCGGCAAGCGCGTGTTCGATGTGCTGCACCCCGCGTTTCGGGTCACCACAGAGCTGGTGGACAACGACAATGTCGCCCTGGCCCTGGCCCTGGTCGGCTATTACCTGGGGCTGGTGCTCACCATCGGCGGGGTGCTCAGCGGCCCCTCACACGGCTTGGTCGAAGACATGGTCGATATCCTGCTGTACGGCCCCTTGGGCATCGTGCTGCTCAACCTCTCGACCCTGGTCAGCGACAAGCTGATTCTGTTTCAGTTCGACAACGAACGGGAAATTATCCACGACCAGAATGCGGGCACCGGTATCAGCGAAGCCGGGGTGTATACCGCCACCGGTCTCATCCTGTTCGGCGCCCTGTCGGGGGAAACCGGTACGATCTGGACCGCCCTGGCCTTTTGGGGTCTGGGACAGCTGGGCTTGATTCTGACCGGGCTGGTGTATGAGTGGATTACCCCCTACAGCATCCACACCGAGATTGAGCGCGATAATGTCGCGGTCGGGGTCAGCTTTGCCGGAGCGCTGATCGCCATGGGCAATATCCTGGGCTTTGCCGCCAGCGAGGAATTCTTCTCCTGGCAGCGCAATGTCCTGGCCTTCGGCAGCTATGCCCTGGTCGGGCTGGTCTTCCTGCCGGCGGTGCGTTTCGCCACCGACAAGCTTCTGCTGCCCGGCACGAGCATATCGGCCAAGCTGGTTGAACAAGACCACCCCCATCTCGGCGTGGCCTGTCTCGAGATGTTCTCCTACGTGAGTGCGTCTTTCCTGATCATCTGGTGTGTCTAGCCTCACTGTGGTTCATCCTAAGCCTGTAGAGAGAAAGACAGGATGAACCACCTTCTGAAGCTGTGCCTGTTTGCGACCGGCTGCGCGGGCATTGTGGCCGAGTTCGTGCTGTGCACCCTGGCCAGTTACTTCCTCGGCAATGCCACCCTGCAGTGGACCCTGCTGATGTCGCTGATGCTGTTTGCCATGGGGCTGGGCAGTCGCCTGAGTCGCTCCTTCAGCACCAATCTGCTCGATACCTTTACCCTGCTCGAGTTCGGCCTGTCGGTCCTGTGCGCGAGTGTCGCGGCCGCCAGCTATGCCATGTCCCCTTTTTTCAACAATGTCGGGTTCGTCATTTATCCCCTGGCAGCCGCTATCGGCCTGTTGATCGGCATGGAAATCCCGCTCATCACCCGTGTCAATGCCGACTACGAAGAACTGCGGGTGAACATCTCTTCGGTCCTGGAAAAGGACTATTACGGGGCGCTGGCGGGGGGCCTGATCTTTGCCTTTGTGGCCCTGCCGTATCTCGGCCTGACCTATACCCCGGTGGCGCTGGGGACGGTCAACTTTGCCGTGGCGTCCGTGTTTGTGGTCCGCTTCCGGTCCTTGTTGGCCCGCCCGCGGCTCATGTCGGGACTGTGGGCCGGAGTGAGCCTCGGCCTGGTCGGCCTGGCCGTAGGAGCCCAACCAATCATCCTGTTTGGCGAGCAAACACTGTACAAAGATACCGTCATCCTGGTCAAACAGACCCCCTACCAGCGCCTGGTCATGACGCGCTGGCGGCAGGACTACTGGCTGTACATCAACGGCAACCAACAGTTCAGCAGCTATGACGAGGAGCGCTACCATGAGCCCCTGGTTCACCCGGCCCTGAGCCTGGTCGGCAACAGGTGGACGCTGCCGAGCACGACACTGGGCAGGGATCAGGATTCACCTGTTGGGCGGGAGATTCTGATTCTGGGCGGCGGCGACGGTCTGGCGGCGCGCGAGGTCCTCAAACATCCGGGCGTCACCCGCCTCACCCTGGTTGACCTCGACCCGGCCATGACCGAGCTGGCGTCTTCCCACCCGGTCCTCGTCCAGCTCAACGATAACGCCCTGCACGATCCCCGGGTCGAGATTGTGCACGCCGATGCGTTCGCCTTTCTGCGGACGGCCGAGCGGCTGTTCGACGTCATCATCGTCGATCTGCCCGACCCCAATTCGGTCGCCCTGGCGCGTCTGTATTCGCTCAATTTTTACCGCCTGTGCAAGAAGCAGCTCAAACGGGGCGGGGTGGTGGTGACCCAGGCGACAAGCCCGTTTTTTACCCGTCGGGCGTTTGTGTGCATCGACAAGACGCTCGGGGCGGCCGGCCTGAGTACGCTGGCCTACCACACCCACATTCCAACCATGGGCGAGTGGGGGTTTGTGTTAGGCGTAGACGCCAGCCTGCTGGACGACAAGGCGCTCAAAGAAACCGTTACAGGTCTGGCGTTTGATGAGATTGAGACGCGTTTCCTGAACCGAGCAGCGATGCTGTCCATGGCCCATTTTGGCAAGGGGATGTTTGACGATCGCGCCCAAATCAAAGTGAACGAAGAGAGCCGGCCGATCCTGCACGAGTACTACAGACGCGGCCGCTGGGAGGTGTATTGACGGGAATGTTGGGCGCTCTGTCTGACAAGCCAGAAACGGCTCAGTGATAAGTCAGATCGAGGTGGAGAACGATGGGCGACGGGCTGGGCAGCGAGGCAACGGGCACGCGATCACTCCTCGTGCTGGGGCAAAATATTCTGAAACTCGTAGGCCTGCACCGTCTTGCCGACAGAGGCGTCAAACTCGGTCTCGCCCCACTGTTCGATCGTCAGCAGTTTCTCACCCGTCTCGTCCGTGTAGTCCCAGTAGATCAGCTCATCGCCGGCCACCCGACCATCGGGAAAGCAATACCCCGCGCCACTCTCTTCCAGGCTGTAGCGGGTCCCGTCGTACACAATCGCCTGGGGCGGGTCGTCGTGCTGAAGCAGATGGTCTTTGACCGCCGGGCCGAGGGCCGAAAACGCAATCTTGCGGCTGACCGACCAGACGTATTCATCGTCCTTCTCGGCTCCCAGATAGCAGCGCTCATCGCCCGAGAAGAGTTCCCACTCGTGGGCTTGGTCGCCGTCAAAGTCATACCGGTTGTGGCTGGTGACCTGCCAAGTTTTCAGGTCGTAATCGACCAGATAGCCCTTTTTCAGGTCGGTCAGGGAAAGATCGAGCGGATCCACCTCTGGCTCTTTGTCGGCAAACAAGCCTTTTAACCAGTCGCGGAATGACACCGGCCTTCTCCCTCTTTATCAGCGTTCACCTTGGTGCTAGGCGCCGGCGGCGATCCCCATCTTGGCCTTCAGCTCGGCCAGGGCGTTACTGGTCGCGGGTGCAGCCTTTGCGTTCAGGGCATTGTCAATCTCATCCTCAACGGTCTGATCGGCGTCGGCCAGCGACCCGTAGGCCTGGGCCAGCGATTCGTCCTCTTCCACCTTGGTGCGCATCTTTTCCAGCATGGTGATCGTGCCCGACGAGTCGATCTTGGACAGCTGCTGGTTGATCTTCTTGGTCGAAGCCGCAGTTTTGGCCCGCGCTTTGAGGGTGATCAGATCGTTTTCATACTTTGAGACGGTGGCTTTGAGCTTCTCGATTTTCCCCTGGAGCTGGGAGGCCATGCCATCCTGGGTCTGCCAGTCCTGCTGGCTCCGGGTGGCCTTTTCCAGGCACTCTTCTTTGCGCCGCAGGGCTTCGCTCGCCAAGCGCTCGGCCTCGGCCTGGTCAAGCGCGCCGCTCTGCATCTTCTGGAGTAGCAGCATGGCCTTGCGCTCGTACTCGGCGGCCATATTTTTATTGTCGTCGGCGTCCCGTCGAAGCCGGATGGCAATGGCTTTGACCTCGGCCAAACTGCCCATGCTGGCCTGGAGATCACGCTTGAGGTCACGGATGCCCTGCTCGGTCATTTTGATCGGGTCTTCAAACTTATCGAGGGCCGCGTGGGCCTCGGACTGTCCGAACTTGAACAGTCGCTGAAAAACGCTTGTCATAGGTCTTCTCCCTTATTGTTTGCTAAAGGCCAGCAGCTCGTCGGCATTTTCGGCCAGGGCCAGGCTGAGCGCCTCAATCGAGCCTTCCAATTCGTTCATGTCCAGGTTTTCCAGGCGCAAGGTATCCCGGAACAAGACCAGCGTGCCGGCTTCGTCGAGCACG is part of the Desulfurellaceae bacterium genome and encodes:
- a CDS encoding IclR family transcriptional regulator, whose amino-acid sequence is MVRREKSNYIIQAVIHALDVLEQFHGDGELGVTELSKRLDLHKNNVFRILATLESRGYIEQNRSTENYRLGTNCLQLGQTYIQHMGLLQQARSIMTEVVKDCRESAYVAVMRKGKVVPLAMVESDQPVRIVSQVGENLPLHCTAVGKVHLAFEPAEEIQRILSDELTLHTQRTITDRPVLIEQLGAIASKGYAVDNGEYVPDVHTVAVPVKDYTRTVVGSLAVSGPAYRIPPERAEREIIPLAIKAGHELSNRLGYPR
- a CDS encoding electron transfer flavoprotein subunit beta/FixA family protein yields the protein MKILVTVKRVPDPETTIRVNADNSGIVTDNVKYVINPFDEIAIEEGLRIKEKVSGSEVILASIGQKVNTEQLRTGLAMGADRALLVLADQDLDPLGVARVLATLVESESPDLVLMGKQAIDDDSNQAGQMLAALLGWPQATFASEITLSDDQQSVEVIREVDGGLETVGFGLPGLVTADLRLNEPRYASLPGIMKARKKEIREIPLAELGVDTSLRLSVQSMQPPAKKEAGKIVESVQELVELLHTEAKVL
- a CDS encoding electron transfer flavoprotein subunit alpha/FixB family protein, giving the protein MGNVLVYAETKNGHLPKSTLIAIQAGKEAAGKLGGDVLVAVLGAGLESAAQEAAGYGAAKVLAVDNPALANYLADAYAAALEQLVSRNEVSLLLATSTAQGKDMLPRVAARLNVGMASDIVGVNDDGTFQRPMYAGNAIATVSLDGAVQVVSVRGTAFDAAHPGDQSPVEQADISLEAADQQMRFVVFNEIKSDRPTLADASIVISGGRGLKSGENFKEYLEPLVDAMGAAMGASRAAVDAGFVPNDLQVGQTGKVVAPELYFAVGISGAIQHLAGMKDSKVIVSINKDPEAPIFNVSDYGLVADLFQAVPELTEEIKKLKAE
- the speD gene encoding adenosylmethionine decarboxylase, which produces MSRIGTHLLADLYGIDLALLRDEGELVRVFRAALDGAGFSVLHQLSHRFADGGQGVTGMFLLSVSHATFHTFPEHGYMAVDIFSCGSADPQAVLDILTQTFAPHTVHTQRVDRGER
- a CDS encoding DUF350 domain-containing protein; the protein is MTLDGLILALLYLVCAYALFWVGKRVFDVLHPAFRVTTELVDNDNVALALALVGYYLGLVLTIGGVLSGPSHGLVEDMVDILLYGPLGIVLLNLSTLVSDKLILFQFDNEREIIHDQNAGTGISEAGVYTATGLILFGALSGETGTIWTALAFWGLGQLGLILTGLVYEWITPYSIHTEIERDNVAVGVSFAGALIAMGNILGFAASEEFFSWQRNVLAFGSYALVGLVFLPAVRFATDKLLLPGTSISAKLVEQDHPHLGVACLEMFSYVSASFLIIWCV
- a CDS encoding polyamine aminopropyltransferase — encoded protein: MNHLLKLCLFATGCAGIVAEFVLCTLASYFLGNATLQWTLLMSLMLFAMGLGSRLSRSFSTNLLDTFTLLEFGLSVLCASVAAASYAMSPFFNNVGFVIYPLAAAIGLLIGMEIPLITRVNADYEELRVNISSVLEKDYYGALAGGLIFAFVALPYLGLTYTPVALGTVNFAVASVFVVRFRSLLARPRLMSGLWAGVSLGLVGLAVGAQPIILFGEQTLYKDTVILVKQTPYQRLVMTRWRQDYWLYINGNQQFSSYDEERYHEPLVHPALSLVGNRWTLPSTTLGRDQDSPVGREILILGGGDGLAAREVLKHPGVTRLTLVDLDPAMTELASSHPVLVQLNDNALHDPRVEIVHADAFAFLRTAERLFDVIIVDLPDPNSVALARLYSLNFYRLCKKQLKRGGVVVTQATSPFFTRRAFVCIDKTLGAAGLSTLAYHTHIPTMGEWGFVLGVDASLLDDKALKETVTGLAFDEIETRFLNRAAMLSMAHFGKGMFDDRAQIKVNEESRPILHEYYRRGRWEVY
- a CDS encoding DUF4178 domain-containing protein; translated protein: MSFRDWLKGLFADKEPEVDPLDLSLTDLKKGYLVDYDLKTWQVTSHNRYDFDGDQAHEWELFSGDERCYLGAEKDDEYVWSVSRKIAFSALGPAVKDHLLQHDDPPQAIVYDGTRYSLEESGAGYCFPDGRVAGDELIYWDYTDETGEKLLTIEQWGETEFDASVGKTVQAYEFQNILPQHEE
- a CDS encoding PspA/IM30 family protein; its protein translation is MTSVFQRLFKFGQSEAHAALDKFEDPIKMTEQGIRDLKRDLQASMGSLAEVKAIAIRLRRDADDNKNMAAEYERKAMLLLQKMQSGALDQAEAERLASEALRRKEECLEKATRSQQDWQTQDGMASQLQGKIEKLKATVSKYENDLITLKARAKTAASTKKINQQLSKIDSSGTITMLEKMRTKVEEDESLAQAYGSLADADQTVEDEIDNALNAKAAPATSNALAELKAKMGIAAGA